A DNA window from Camelina sativa cultivar DH55 chromosome 17, Cs, whole genome shotgun sequence contains the following coding sequences:
- the LOC104756301 gene encoding isoflavone reductase homolog P3-like isoform X2: MTSKILVIGATGNIGKFIVEGSAKSGHATFAMVREASLSDPVKAKLVESFRDLGVTILYGSLTDKESLVKAIKLVDVVISAVGRPQILDQINIIEAIKELGNRFLPSEFGNDVDRTVAIEPTLSEFITKAQLRRAIEAAKIPYTYVVTGCFTGFFVSCLGQCHLRLRTPPRDKVSIYDTGNVKAIVNTEEDIVAYTMKAVDDPRTLNKILYIHPPKNIVSQNDMVGLWERKIGKTLEKTYVSEEELLKNIQETQPPMDFEVGLIHTVLVKGDLTSFTIDPSSGVEASELYPEVKYTSVDEFLNQFV, encoded by the exons ATGACGAGCAAGATTCTGGTGATTGGGGCGACAGGTAACATCGGAAAGTTCATCGTCGAAGGAAGCGCAAAGTCCGGCCACGCCACCTTCGCTATGGTTAGAGAAGCGTCTCTCTCCGATCCAGTCAAGGCTAAACTCGTCGAGAGCTTCAGAGATCTTGGCGTCACCATACTCTAC GGAAGTCTAACTGATAAAGAAAGCTTAGTGAAGGCGATTAAACTCGTCGATGTCGTGATATCAGCTGTTGGTCGGCCTCAAATTCTAGATCAAATCAATATTATTGAAGCCATCAAAGAACTTGGAAAT AGATTCTTGCCGTCAGAATTTGGCAACGACGTAGACCGTACGGTGGCCATCGAGCCAACACTATCAGAATTCATCACTAAAGCTCAGTTAAGGCGTGCCATAGAAGCCGCAAAGATACCTTATACGTATGTGGTCACAGGTTGCTTTACTGGTTTTTTCGTTAGTTGTTTAGGTCAATGCCACTTACGACTCAGAACCCCTCCTAGAGATAAAGTTTCAATCTACGACACTGGCAATGTCAAAG CCATTGTCAACACTGAAGAAGACATTGTTGCTTATACAATGAAAGCTGTTGATGACCCGAGAACACTTAACAAGATTCTGTACATTCACCCGCCCAAGAACATTGTATCGCAGAACGATATGGTTGGTTTGTGGGAGAGAAAGATCGGTAAGACTCTCGAGAAGACTTATGTTTCAGAGGAAGAACTCCTTAAAAACATCCAAG AGACTCAGCCTCCAATGGATTTCGAGGTGGGTTTGATCCACACCGTACTTGTTAAGGGCGATCTCACCTCCTTCACTATAGACCCTTCTTCTGGAGTTGAGGCCTCCGAGCTGTACCCCGAGGTCAAGTACACAAGCGTCGATGAGTTTCTTAACCAGTTTGTCTAA
- the LOC104756305 gene encoding defensin-like protein 19 — MASSLKLMLFLCLSIFLIASTEMMTVEGRTCERRSKTWTGFCGNTRGCDSQCRSWEGASHGACHAQFPGFACFCYFNC; from the exons ATGGCTTCTTCTCTCAAACTTATGCTCTTCCTTTGTCTCTCCATTTTCCTCATTGCTTCCACTG AGATGATGACAGTGGAAGGAAGAACTTGCGAGAGGCGAAGCAAGACATGGACAGGGTTTTGTGGCAACACTCGTGGTTGTGACAGTCAGTGTAGGAGTTGGGAAGGTGCTTCACACGGGGCTTGTCACGCTCAGTTCCCGGGTTTCGCATGTTTCTGTTACTTCAACTGCTGA
- the LOC104756297 gene encoding protein NUCLEAR FUSION DEFECTIVE 5, mitochondrial-like: MKSFLASRQAIHRISLLSSKTQTLSRNFSAITSSISHSDRHLRSYEDQNPLKNAEIPRPISDFNRYFHFTRESRLSESSAAIDDSNDQEVDEDEDGTTNEFLSRFVWIMRGKVSEAYPDCDKKMVDGMLLLIVEKVVEEIERGGFNKVGSAPPSPSSEFSDDLWATIWEVSNTVLKDMEKERKKEKMKQYVQSPEVMEMCRFAGEIGIRGDLLRELRFKWAREKMEDAEFYESLEQQRDLDNSIRESETVDGVEEEEEGSFASDEVEPRSISLPKRKGKFKYKIYGLELSDPKWGKVADKIHEAEEEADWKEPKPVTGKCKLVMEKLESLQEGDDPSGLLSEWVELLEPNRVDWIALLNQLREGNTNAYLKVAELVLDEKSFKASISDYSKLIHIHAKENHNEDVERILKKMSQNGIFPDILTATALVHMYSKSGNLERATEAFENLKSYGLRPDEKIYTSMIMGYVNAGKPKLGDRLMKDMVAKDMKPSEEVYMALLRAFAEMGDANGAATISSSMHADLDSLPLEAWSLLVEAYGKAGQADKAKNKFDEMRRHGHKPDDKCIANVVQAYKGENSLDKALRLLLQLEKDGIEIGVITYTVLVDWMANLGLIEEAEQLLVKISQLGEAPPFELQVSLCYMYATVRNEKKTLQALGVLEAKKDQMGPNEFEKVITALKKGGFEKDARRMYKHMEARKFLPSESLKMDMLGTPRAFGSGYGRMRR; this comes from the exons atgaaatcTTTCCTTGCTTCTCGGCAAGCGATCCATCGCATTTCACTATTATCttcaaaaacccaaactttaaGCAGAAACTTCTCCGCCATTACATCGTCAATTTCTCACTCTGATCGTCACCTGAGAAGCTACGAAGATCAAAACCCACTCAAAAATGCCGAAATCCCTAGACCCATTTCAGATTTCAATCGATATTTCCACTTTACTCGCGAGTCACGACTCAGCGAGTCAAGTGCAGCCATCGACGACTCAAACGACCAGGAGGtagatgaagacgaagatgggACGACGAACGAGTTCCTCTCTCGATTCGTTTGGATAATGCGTGGGAAAGTCTCTGAAGCTTACCCAGATTGTGACAAGAAGATGGTTGATGGTATGCTTCTCCTCATCGTTGAGAAAGTTGTGGAAGAGATCGAAAGAGGTGGATTCAATAAAGTTGGATCAGCTCCACCTTCGCCGTCATCTGAGTTCAGCGATGATCTGTGGGCTACTATATGGGAAGTTAGTAACACAGTGTTGAAAGATatggagaaagagaggaagaaggagaagatgaagcaaTACGTTCAGTCTCCTGAAGTTATGGAGATGTGTAGGTTTGCTGGAGAGATTGGTATTCGTGGGGATTTGCTTAGAGAGCTTAGATTCAAATGGGCAAGAGAGAAGATGGAAGACGCTGAGTTTTATGAGAGTTTGGAACAGCAACGTGATTTGGATAATTCGATTAGGGAATCTGAAACAGTGGATggggtagaagaagaagaagaagggtctTTTGCATCTGATGAAGTTGAGCCTCGGAGTATCTCACTTCCTAAACGTAAGGGGAAGTTCAAGTACAAGATTTATGGGCTTGAGTTATCTGATCCGAAATGGGGTAAAGTTGCTGATAAAATCCatgaagctgaggaagaggCTGATTGGAAAGAGCCTAAACCTGTAACTGGCAAGTGTAAATTGGTTATGGAGAAGCTCGAGTCTTTGCAGGAGGGAGATGATCCTTCAGGATTGCTTTCTGAATGGGTTGAGTTATTGGAGCCTAACCGTGTGGATTGGATTGCTTTACTTAATCAATTGCGTGAAGGAAACACCAACGCATACTTGAAG GTGGCAGAACTTGTCCTGGATGAGAAATCGTTCAAGGCAAGTATCTCGGACTACTCAAAACTCATCCACATCCATGCTAAAGAGAACCACAATGAAGATGTTGAGAGAATTCTTAAGAAAATGTCTCAAAATGGGATCTTTCCTGACATTTTAACCGCCACTGCATTGGTTCATATGTACAGCAAATCAGGAAACCTTGAGCGTGCAACTGAGGCATTTGAAAACTTGAAGAGCTATGGGTTACGGCCAGACGAGAAGATTTACACATCCATGATCATGGGCTATGTGAACGCTGGCAAGCCTAAACTAGGTGATAGGTTGATGAAAGACATGGTAGCAAAGGATATGAAACCTTCAGAAGAAGTTTACATGGCTCTGCTTCGAGCTTTTGCAGAAATGGGAGACGCCAATGGAGCTGCAacgatttcttcttcaatgcaTGCAGATCTAGATTCACTCCCTTTGGAAGCATGGAGTTTACTTGTGGAAGCATATGGGAAAGCAGGACAGGCAGACAAAGCGAAAAACAAGTTTGATGAAATGAGAAGGCATGGGCACAAACCCGATGATAAGTGCATTGCAAATGTGGTCCAAGCATACAAGGGAGAGAACTCATTGGATAAGGCACTGAGACTTTTGTTGCAGCTTGAGAAAGATGGGATTGAAATTGGGGTGATCACATACACTGTTCTTGTCGATTGGATGGCTAATCTCGGGCTAATTGAGGAAGCTGAGCAGCTTCTGGTAAAGATCTCTCAGCTAGGAGAAGCTCCACCATTTGAGCTCCAGGTGAGCTTGTGCTATATGTACGCTACAGTCAGGAATGAGAAGAAGACTCTTCAAGCTCTTGGGGTTTTGGAAGCTAAGAAAGATCAGATGGGGCCTAACGAGTTTGAAAAGGTTATAACTGCGTTGAAAAAAGGAGGGTTTGAGAAAGATGCAAGAAGAATGTATAAGCATATGGAAGCTCGAAAGTTTTTGCCTTCCGAGTCATTGAAGATGGATATGCTTGGAACACCTCGAGCTTTTGGGTCTGGATATGGTAGAATGAGACGATAA
- the LOC104756303 gene encoding uncharacterized protein LOC104756303: MVAEALPKTPQAVVPLVLGLQPAALIDNVAPVDWSLLDQIPGDRGGSIPVQKDELDHILKELNAHISIAPLKKIAGGSVTNTVRGLSVGFGVPTGIIGAYGDDEQGQLFVSNMGFSGVSISRLRKKKGSTAQCVCLVDDSGNRTMRPCLSSAVKIQADELSKEDFTGSKWLVLRYAVLNLEVIQAAIRFAKQEGLSVSLDLASFEMVRNSRSELRKLLESGNIDLCFANEDEAAELLRGEQESGPEAALEFLSRHCRWAVVTLGSKGCIAKHNKEVVQISAIGETVATDATGAGDLFASGFLYGLIKGLSLAECCKVGSCSGGSVIRALGGEVTPENWQWMNKQLQLKDLPVPDIHN; encoded by the exons ATGGTAGCTGAGGCCTTGCCCAAAACCCCCCAAGCTGTTGTTCCACTCGTACTTGGACTCCAACCCGCTGCTCTTATCGATAACGTCGCTCCCGTTGACTGGTCTTTACTCGATCAAATTCCCGGTGATCGTGGTGGCTCCATTCCC GTGCAAAAGGATGAGTTAGACCACATACTAAAAGAGCTTAACGCACATATCAGTATTGCTCCATTAAAGAAAATAGCTGGTGGAAGTGTAACCAATACAGTTAGAGGCTTGAGCGTTGGTTTCGGTGTACCCACTGGGATTATTGGGGCTTATGGTGACGATGAGCAAGGCCAATTGTTTGTGAGCAATATGGGTTTCAGTGGTGTCAGTATCTCTaggctgaggaagaagaaaggttcCACTGCTCAG TGTGTTTGCTTGGTTGATGACTCTGGTAATCGAACAATGCGACCATGTCTCTCGAGTGCTGTGAAGATTCAG GCTGATGAATTAAGCAAGGAAGATTTCACAGGCTCTAAG TGGTTGGTTCTAAGATATGCTGTTCTTAATTTAGAAGTAATTCAAGCAGCCATTCGATTTGCCAAGCAAGAAGGTCTTTCTGTTTCTTTGGATTTAGCTAGTTTTGAG ATGGTCCGAAATTCTAGATCAGAGCTTCGAAAGCTTCTAGAGTCTGGTAACATAGATCTTTGCTTTGCTAACGAGGACGAAGCAGCTGAGCTTCTTAG GGGTGAGCAAGAATCAGGCCCGGAGGCTGCTCTTGAGTTCTTAAGCAGACATTGCAGATGGGCTGTGGTAACTTTAGGGTCTAAAGGGTGCATtgcaaaacataataaagag GTGGTACAAATATCAGCCATAGGAGAGACAGTAGCAACTGATGCCACAGGAGCGGGTGACCTATTCGCAAGCGGGTTTCTGTACGGACTAATAAAGGGGTTGTCTTTGGCAGAATGTTGCAAAGTGGGATCATGCAGTGGCGGATCGGTCATCCGTGCTCTCGGAGGAGAAGTAACCCCAGAGAATTGGCAGTGGATGAACAAACAGTTGCAGTTGAAGGACTTACCTGTTCCTGACATTCACAACTGA
- the LOC104756307 gene encoding LOW QUALITY PROTEIN: jasmonate O-methyltransferase-like (The sequence of the model RefSeq protein was modified relative to this genomic sequence to represent the inferred CDS: inserted 1 base in 1 codon), giving the protein MEVMRVLHMNKGNGENSYAKNSTAQRNMMTLGRRVMDEALRKLMISNSEISSIGIADLGCSSGPNSLLSISNIIDTIQNLCPDLDRPVPELRVSLNDXPNNDFNYIFASLPEFYNRLNNKKEGLLGRGGGESCFVSAVPGSFYGRLFPRRSLHFVHSSSSLHWLSQVPCGEPEKKDGVDTTDLGNVGKLYISKTSPKSAHKAYALQFQADFSVFLKSRSEELVLGGRMVLSFLGRRSQDPTTEDSCYQWELLAQALMSMAKEGIIEEEKIDAFNAPYYAASSEELIMVIEKEKSFSIDRLEISPIDWEGGSISEASYDTVVRSKPESLARGRRFANTIRAVVEPMLEPTFGENVMDELFERYAKIVGEYFYASSPRYTLFIVSLVRVG; this is encoded by the exons atggaagTAATGCGAGTTCTTCACATGAACAAAGGAAACGGTGAAAACAGTTATGCCAAGAACTCCACCGCTCAG CGCAACATGATGACTCTAGGCAGAAGGGTGATGGACGAGGCCTTGAGGAAGCTTATGATAAGCAATTCGGAAATTTCAAGCATTGGAATCGCCGACTTAGGCTGCTCCTCCGGTCCGAATAGTCtcttgtccatctccaacatTATCGACACAATCCAAAACTTGTGCCCTGACCTCGACCGTCCGGTCCCTGAGCTCAGAGTCTCTCTCAACG CCCCTAACAATGACTTCAACTacatctttgcttctttgccGGAGTTTTACAACCGGCTTAATAATAAGAAGGAAGGTTTACTTGGTCGTGGAGGAGGAGAATCGTGTTTTGTGTCTGCCGTCCCTGGCTCCTTCTACGGACGTTTGTTTCCTCGCCGGAGCCTTCACTTTGTTCATTCGTCTTCTAGTTTACACTGGTTGTCTCAG GTTCCATGTGGTGAGCCGGAGAAGAAAGACGGGGTTGATACAACTGATTTAGGCAACGTGGGGAAACTCTACATATCAAAGACAAGTCCTAAGAGTGCACACAAAGCTTATGCTCTTCAATTCCAAGCTGATTTTTCGGTCTTTCTGAAATCACGATCCGAAGAGTTGGTCCTTGGGGGCAGAATGGTTTTATCATTTCTTGGTAGAAGATCGCAGGATCCTACAACCGAAGATAGTTGCTATCAATGGGAACTCCTAGCTCAAGCTCTTATGTCTATGGCCAAAGAG GGTATCatcgaagaagagaaaatcGATGCTTTCAACGCTCCTTACTATGCAGCAAGCTCCGAAGAATTGATAATGGTgatagagaaagaaaagtctTTTTCAATCGATCGGCTTGAGATAAGCCCGATTGATTGGGAAGGTGGGAGTATCAGTGAGGCGAGTTATGACACAGTAGTACGGTCCAAACCCGAATCCCTAGCTCGTGGACGAAGATTTGCTAATACCATAAGAGCTGTGGTCGAGCCGATGTTAGAGCCTACGTTTGGTGAAAATGTGATGGACGAGCTTTTCGAAAGGTATGCAAAGATCGTGGGAGAATACTTCTATGCGAGTTCACCTCGTTACACTCTTTTTATTGTTTCGCTTGTAAGAGTGGGTTGA
- the LOC104756300 gene encoding glutathione S-transferase DHAR1, mitochondrial: MALEICVKAAVGAPDHFGDCPFSHRAILTLEEKNLAYKMHLINLSDKPQWFLDISPQGKVPVLKIDDKWVADSDVIADLLDEKYPDPPLKTPPAFASVGSKIFGTFGTFLKSKDSNDQSEQALLHELEALENHLKSHEGPFIAGERVSAVDLSLAPKLYHLEVALGHFKSWSVPSSLPHVHNYMKALFSLDSFEKTKPEEKYVISGWEPKVNP; this comes from the exons ATGGCTCTCGAAATATGCGTGAAAGCTGCTGTTGGTGCTCCTGATCACTTCGGCGACT GTCCGTTCAGCCACAGGGCTATTCTTACCCTCGAGGAGAAGAATCTTGCTTACAAAATGCATCTCATTAACCTCTCCGACAAACCCCAGTG gTTCTTGGACATTAGTCCTCAAGGGAAAGTACCAGTGCTAAAGATCGACGACAAGTGGGTCGCTGATTCCGATGTCATCGCTGATCTCCTCGACGAGAAGTACCCTGATCCACCTCTCAAGACACCTCCTGCATTTGCCTCTGTTGGTTCCAAAATTTTTGGTACTTTTGGGACTTTCTTGAAGAGCAAAGACTCTAATGACCAATCTGAACAGGCCTTGCTTCATGAGCTTGAAGCTTTGGAGAACCATCTCAAGAGTCACGAGGGTCCTTTCATCGCCGGTGAAAGAGTCTCCGCGGTTGATCTGAGCTTAGCACCAAAGCTTTACCATCTCGAAGTCGCTCTTGGCCATTTCAAAAGCTGGTCTGTCCCCTCAAGCTTGCCCCATGTCCATAACTACATGAAGGCTCTGTTCTCTCTTGACTCCTTTGAGAAAACTAAGCCTGAGGAAAAGTATGTGATCTCTGGATGGGAACCCAAGGTCAACCCTTGA
- the LOC104756302 gene encoding gamma carbonic anhydrase 1, mitochondrial, with translation MGTLGRAFYSVGFWIRETGQALDRLGCRLQGKNYFREQLSRHRTLMNVFDKAPIVDKGAFVAPSASVIGDVQIGRGSSIWYGCVLRGDANSVSVGSGTNIQDNSLLHVAKSNLSGKVHPTIIGDNVTIGHSAVLHGCTVENETFIGMGATLLDGVVVEKHGMVAAGALVRQNTRIPSGEVWGGNPARFLRKLTDEEIAFIAESATNYSNLAQAHAAENAKPLNAIEFEKVLRKKHAQKDEEYDSMLGSARETPNNIQPDKETKHPSNVN, from the exons ATGGGAACCCTAGGCAGAGCATTTTACTCGGTTGGTTTTTGGATCCGTGAGACCGGTCAGGCTCTCGATCGCCTCGGTTGTCGCCTTCAAGGCAAAAATTACTTCCGCGAACAAC TGTCAAGGCATCGGACTCTGATGAACGTATTTGATAAGGCTCCGATTGTGGATAAGGGAGCTTTTGTGGCACCAAGCGCTTCAGTTATTGGGGACGTTCAGATTGGAAGAGGATCGTCCATTTGGTATGGATGCGTACTACGAG GGGATGCAAACAGCGTTAGTGTTGGATCAGGAACTAATATTCAGGACAACTCACTTTTGCATGTGGCAAAATCAAACTTAAGTGGGAAGGTGCATCCAACCATCATTGGAGACAATGTAACCATTG GTCATAGTGCTGTTTTACATGGATGTACTGTTGAGAATGAGACCTTTATTGGGATGGGGGCGACACTGCTTGACGGGGTCGTAGTTGAAAAGCATGGGATGGTTGCTGCTGGTGCGCTTGTCCGACAAAACACCAGAATTCCTTCTGGAGAG GTATGGGGAGGAAACCCTGCAAGGTTCCTCAGGAAGCTCACTGATGAGGAAATTGCTTTTATCGCCGAGTCAGCAACAAACTACTCAAACCTCGCACAGGCTCACGCTGCAGAGAATGCAAAGCCATTAAATGCGATTGAGTTTGAGAAGGTTCTACGCAAGAAGCATGCACAAAAGGACGAGGAGTATGACTCAATGCTCGGTAGTGCGAGAGAAACTCCTAACAACATACAGCCTGATAAAGAAACAAAGCATCCATCTAATGTGAACTGA
- the LOC104756301 gene encoding isoflavone reductase homolog P3-like isoform X1 — protein sequence MTSKILVIGATGNIGKFIVEGSAKSGHATFAMVREASLSDPVKAKLVESFRDLGVTILYGSLTDKESLVKAIKLVDVVISAVGRPQILDQINIIEAIKELGNVKRFLPSEFGNDVDRTVAIEPTLSEFITKAQLRRAIEAAKIPYTYVVTGCFTGFFVSCLGQCHLRLRTPPRDKVSIYDTGNVKAIVNTEEDIVAYTMKAVDDPRTLNKILYIHPPKNIVSQNDMVGLWERKIGKTLEKTYVSEEELLKNIQETQPPMDFEVGLIHTVLVKGDLTSFTIDPSSGVEASELYPEVKYTSVDEFLNQFV from the exons ATGACGAGCAAGATTCTGGTGATTGGGGCGACAGGTAACATCGGAAAGTTCATCGTCGAAGGAAGCGCAAAGTCCGGCCACGCCACCTTCGCTATGGTTAGAGAAGCGTCTCTCTCCGATCCAGTCAAGGCTAAACTCGTCGAGAGCTTCAGAGATCTTGGCGTCACCATACTCTAC GGAAGTCTAACTGATAAAGAAAGCTTAGTGAAGGCGATTAAACTCGTCGATGTCGTGATATCAGCTGTTGGTCGGCCTCAAATTCTAGATCAAATCAATATTATTGAAGCCATCAAAGAACTTGGAAATGTTaag AGATTCTTGCCGTCAGAATTTGGCAACGACGTAGACCGTACGGTGGCCATCGAGCCAACACTATCAGAATTCATCACTAAAGCTCAGTTAAGGCGTGCCATAGAAGCCGCAAAGATACCTTATACGTATGTGGTCACAGGTTGCTTTACTGGTTTTTTCGTTAGTTGTTTAGGTCAATGCCACTTACGACTCAGAACCCCTCCTAGAGATAAAGTTTCAATCTACGACACTGGCAATGTCAAAG CCATTGTCAACACTGAAGAAGACATTGTTGCTTATACAATGAAAGCTGTTGATGACCCGAGAACACTTAACAAGATTCTGTACATTCACCCGCCCAAGAACATTGTATCGCAGAACGATATGGTTGGTTTGTGGGAGAGAAAGATCGGTAAGACTCTCGAGAAGACTTATGTTTCAGAGGAAGAACTCCTTAAAAACATCCAAG AGACTCAGCCTCCAATGGATTTCGAGGTGGGTTTGATCCACACCGTACTTGTTAAGGGCGATCTCACCTCCTTCACTATAGACCCTTCTTCTGGAGTTGAGGCCTCCGAGCTGTACCCCGAGGTCAAGTACACAAGCGTCGATGAGTTTCTTAACCAGTTTGTCTAA
- the LOC104756299 gene encoding uncharacterized protein LOC104756299, with translation MGSLMSGWDSPVRDPNSVRRCKSLTREEIDTFWKAKKKNEGEHVQAVSKLVTQEVAQRKSQEEKKVAEDLFENQSKKSGWWRRSNLAFLNEPREEEGRPNKYVPQFQVAHIAKIAG, from the exons ATGGGTTCTTTAATGTCAGGATGGGACTCTCCAGTTAGGGATCCTAATTCAG TGAGAAGGTGCAAGTCACTAACAAGAGAAGAGATCGACACTTTTTggaaagcaaagaagaagaatgaaggaGAACATGTTCAAGCCGTTTCCAAGTTGGTAACTCAG GAAGTTGCACAAAGAAAATCACAAGAGGAGAAAAAAGTAGCCGAAGATCTTTTTGAGAACCAGAGCAAGAAAAGTGGATG GTGGAGAAGAAGCAACTTGGCGTTCTTGAATGAGCCGAGGGAGGAAGAGGGTCGACCAAACAAATACGTACCGCAGTTCCAGGTGGCTCACATCGCCAAAATCGCTGGATAA
- the LOC104756306 gene encoding cytochrome P450 90A1-like, translated as MEHLCLCVLLCAAILTLGKILKIIIQDRKESTGDVPPGSHGFPVIGETLQFMLSVNSGKGFYEFVRSRRIRYGSCFRTSLFGETHVFLSTTESARAVLNNDSGMFTKRYIKSIGELVGERSLLCAPQHHHKILRSRLINLFSKRSTALIVRHFDELVVDALSGWEHRGTVILLTDLLQITFKAMCKMLISLEDEEELGSMQKDVGFVCEAMLAFPLNLPWTRFHKGIMARGRVMELLEDIIRKRRNEINNQNNHHEDFLQQLLAVDNDTSSSSPKLTDAEIKDNILTMIIAGPDTTASALTWMVKYLGENQKVLDILIEEQSQIGRKTLDKPFLELEDLSEMPYASKLMKESLRMASVVPWFPRLVLQDCEMEGYKIKKGWNINIDARSIHLDPDVYNKPHKFNPLRFEAEAKANSFLAFGMGGRTCLGLVMAKAMMLVFLHRFVTTYSWEVVDEDPSIEKWTLFARLKSGYPIRVSRRL; from the exons atggaaCATCTTTGCCTCTGCGTTCTCCTCTGCGCTGCGATACTAACACTTggaaaaatactcaaaattatTATCCAAGATCGAAAGGAATCAACGGGCGATGTTCCTCCGGGAAGCCATGGTTTTCCGGTGATCGGAGAAACACTTCAGTTCATGCTTTCCGTTAACAGCGGCAAAGGATTCTACGAATTCGTCCGTAGTCGCCGTATCAG GTACGGAAGTTGTTTTAGGACAAGTTTGTTCGGAGAGACACACGTGTTCCTGTCGACGACCGAGTCAGCTCGGGCTGTCCTGAACAACGACTCAGGGATGTTCACAAAACGGTACATAAAGTCCATAGGTGAGCTTGTAGGTGAACGGAGCCTTCTCtgtgctcctcaacaccatcacaagaTTCTCCGTAGCCGTTTGATCAACTTGTTCTCCAAAAGATCGACGGCTCTGATTGTTAGACACTTTGATGAACTCGTCGTGGACGCTCTTAGTGGATGGGAACACCGTGGTACGGTGATCTTGCTCACAGATTTGCTCCAG ATAACATTCAAAGCAATGTGTAAGATGTTAATAAGTctagaagacgaagaagaattGGGTTCCATGCAAAAAGATGTGGGCTTTGTTTGTGAAGCGATGCTAGCTTTTCCTCTCAATTTACCTTGGACTAGATTCCACAAGGGCATCATG GCAAGAGGAAGAGTAATGGAGTTGTTAGAAGatataattagaaaaaggagaaatgaaataaataatcaaaataatcatCATGAAGATTTTTTGCAGCAGCTTCTTGCAGTAGATAACGACACTTCTTCATCGTCTCCCAAGTTGACTGATGCTGAGATCAAGGACAATATTCTGACCATGATCATTGCAGGTCCAG ACACGACGGCTAGTGCTCTAACATGGATGGTTAAGTACCTCGGTGAAAATCAGAAGGTTTTGGATATTCTTATT GAAGAACAATCTCAGATTGGAAGGAAGACATTAGATAAACCATTTCTTGAACTAGAAGATCTCAGTGAAATGCCATATGCCTCAAAG TTAATGAAAGAATCTCTGAGAATGGCGTCTGTAGTGCCTTGGTTCCCAAGATTAGTACTTCAAGACTGTGAAATGGAag gatataagattaaaaaaggGTGGAATATAAATATTGACGCAAGATCCATTCATCTTGATCCTgatgtatataataaacctCACAAATTCAACCCTTTAAGGTTTGAG GCTGAAGCAAAAGCAAACAGTTTCTTAGCATTTGGGATGGGTGGAAGAACATGCCTTGGACTTGTTATGGCCAAGGCTATGATGTTAGTATTTCTCCACCGTTTTGTAACCACTTACAG ttggGAGGTGGTAGATGAAGATCCAAGCATCGAAAAGTGGACATTATTTGCAAGATTGAAGAGTGGATATCCAATTCGCGTGTCACgtagattataa